A single genomic interval of Candidatus Binataceae bacterium harbors:
- a CDS encoding NUDIX hydrolase: MGESQFWIGVHGIVADRGQLVVLRRAARMPYRPGHWDLPGGHLALGESVEECLMREVGEETGLAIEIERFVGFYKDPPEPYVQALFACCPADARRELVLRPREHIEGRWVTVGELAQMSDIIPYLAGMLRGGMLDYLK; this comes from the coding sequence ATGGGAGAATCGCAATTCTGGATTGGCGTGCACGGCATTGTCGCCGACCGCGGGCAGCTCGTCGTGCTGCGGCGCGCGGCGCGGATGCCGTATCGGCCGGGCCACTGGGACCTTCCCGGCGGCCACCTCGCGCTCGGCGAGAGCGTCGAGGAGTGCCTCATGCGCGAAGTCGGCGAGGAAACAGGCCTAGCGATCGAAATCGAGCGCTTCGTCGGATTTTACAAGGATCCGCCGGAGCCGTACGTGCAGGCGCTCTTCGCCTGTTGCCCGGCCGACGCGCGCCGCGAACTCGTGCTGAGACCCCGCGAGCACATCGAAGGCCGCTGGGTCACGGTCGGCGAACTCGCGCAGATGAGCGACATCATCCCCTACCTGGCGGGAATGCTGCGGGGAGGGATGCTG